The following proteins are encoded in a genomic region of Catharus ustulatus isolate bCatUst1 chromosome 4, bCatUst1.pri.v2, whole genome shotgun sequence:
- the TMEM52B gene encoding transmembrane protein 52B, with protein MYNSDMICFAVGSFLWFPQVRGEEGCLNTELCSGTEWDRLWYIWLVLVVGGLLLLCGLVSVCVRCCFQCHQTGDESSPQPYEVTVIAFDHDSTLQSTITSLHSVFGPAARRILAVAHSHNAAQGTPPLSASDTPPVYEEALHMSRFTVAKAGQKVPDLDPVPEEKPAEGKDAQLALPGR; from the exons ATGTATAACTCAGACATGATCTGCTTTGCTGTGGGGAGTTTCTTATGG ttCCCCCAAGTGAGAGGTGAGGAAGGCTGCCTCAACACTGAACT ctgttcAGGTACAGAATGGGACCGTCTGTGGTACATCTG gctggtgctggtggtcggggggctcctgctgctgtgtgggcTGGTCTCTGTCTGTGTGAGGTGCTGCTTCCAGTGCCACCAGACCGGGGACGAGTCGAGCCCTCAGCCCTACGAGGTCACCGTCATCGCTTTTGACCACGACAGCACCCTCCAGAGCACCATCACTT CTCTCCACTCAGTGTTTGGGCCAGCTGCCAGGAGGATATTAGCAGTGGCACACTCCCACAACGCTGCCCAGGGAACTCCTCCCCTGTCAGCCTCAGACACCCCTCCAGTGTATGAAGAAGCTCTGCACATGAGCAGGTTCACGGTCGCCAAGGCGGGGCAGAAGGTGCCAGACCTGGATCCAGTGCCAGAGGAAAAACCTGCCGAGGGCAAGGATGCCCAGCTAGCCCTCCCAGGACGCTGA